The following proteins are co-located in the Streptomyces sp. NBC_01198 genome:
- a CDS encoding MFS transporter, producing the protein MTVAPMHHDKTSAAASPSRSASGRRGLSRPAAFAAIAAIFVLFMAASSAPSPLYVVYQHQWGFSASTLTTVFAVYVVGMIGALLVLGALSDHIGRRPVLVSAIALEAVAMVLFIAAGDVPLLLVARFVQGIATGAAMTTLGATLVDLNPPHAPHRAGVITGAAPTFGLGLGALGCGFLVQYGPHPTRLVYVLLLAGLVLAGLLIAVLPETSARRPGAARSLQPRLGVAPRLRADLAALVPILVASWALGGLYLALGPSVAVGLFGLSSHVIGGLVVTLLCVPASITAFALRGWPTERTLALGATLLVTGTAVGLTGVQTHSVTAAALGTAIAGVGFGAAGLASFGTLARIAEPAERGELFAVAFVISYLAFSIPAVVAGFATTDVGLHRTAVVYSGAVIAFGALALVAQRLRMSRAARRQPA; encoded by the coding sequence ATGACCGTCGCGCCGATGCACCACGACAAGACCTCCGCCGCCGCGTCGCCGTCGCGCAGCGCGTCCGGCCGGCGGGGGCTGAGCCGTCCGGCCGCCTTCGCCGCCATCGCGGCGATCTTCGTCCTCTTCATGGCCGCGTCGAGCGCGCCGTCCCCCCTCTACGTCGTCTACCAGCATCAATGGGGCTTCTCCGCCTCCACGCTGACCACGGTCTTCGCGGTGTACGTCGTCGGCATGATCGGCGCGCTGCTGGTGCTCGGGGCGCTGTCCGACCACATAGGCCGCCGCCCGGTCCTCGTCTCGGCGATCGCCCTGGAGGCGGTGGCGATGGTGCTGTTCATCGCCGCCGGGGACGTCCCGCTCCTGCTGGTGGCCCGCTTCGTCCAGGGGATCGCCACCGGCGCGGCCATGACGACCCTCGGCGCGACGCTGGTGGACCTCAACCCGCCGCACGCACCGCACCGCGCGGGCGTCATCACCGGCGCGGCGCCCACCTTCGGCCTGGGCCTCGGCGCACTCGGCTGCGGCTTCCTGGTGCAGTACGGCCCGCACCCGACCCGGCTGGTCTACGTGCTCCTGCTCGCGGGACTGGTGCTCGCCGGCCTGCTCATCGCCGTGCTCCCTGAGACCTCCGCGCGGCGCCCCGGCGCCGCACGCTCGCTGCAGCCGCGGCTCGGCGTCGCTCCGAGGCTGCGCGCCGACCTGGCCGCACTGGTGCCGATCCTCGTGGCGAGCTGGGCGTTGGGCGGGCTCTACCTCGCGCTCGGCCCCTCGGTGGCCGTCGGTCTGTTCGGCCTGTCCAGCCACGTCATCGGCGGCCTGGTCGTCACGCTGCTCTGCGTGCCGGCCTCGATCACGGCGTTCGCGCTGCGCGGCTGGCCGACCGAGCGCACGCTGGCCCTCGGCGCCACCCTGCTGGTGACCGGTACGGCGGTGGGCCTGACCGGGGTCCAGACGCACTCGGTCACCGCGGCCGCCCTCGGCACCGCCATCGCCGGAGTCGGCTTCGGCGCGGCGGGCCTGGCCAGCTTCGGGACGCTGGCCCGTATCGCCGAACCGGCGGAGCGGGGAGAACTGTTCGCGGTCGCCTTCGTGATCTCCTACCTGGCGTTCAGCATCCCGGCCGTCGTGGCCGGCTTCGCCACCACCGATGTGGGCCTGCACAGGACCGCGGTCGTGTACAGCGGCGCGGTCATCGCCTTCGGCGCCCTCGCCCTCGTCGCCCAGCGGCTGCGCATGTCCCGGGCGGCCCGCCGGCAGCCCGCCTGA
- a CDS encoding TetR/AcrR family transcriptional regulator, with protein MTEAVQTRPGGRSARVRAAVHRAVEELVGAGSAETLTIPAVAARAGVHPTTVYRRWGSVAQLLADVATSRFSGDVVVPDSGSLAGDLERWMGDVATDLADPDVLALMRATIGSGPEGGCACTVDRHDQLRAIIERERARGGRVPEVERAVDLLLGPLYYRAIFSARPASGEWARGLVATLLADCLVPDRAASGT; from the coding sequence ATGACCGAAGCAGTCCAGACCCGACCCGGCGGCCGCTCCGCGCGAGTACGCGCCGCGGTGCACCGGGCCGTCGAGGAGCTGGTCGGCGCCGGGTCCGCCGAGACGCTCACCATCCCCGCCGTCGCCGCGCGCGCCGGAGTGCACCCGACCACGGTCTACCGCCGCTGGGGATCGGTGGCGCAACTGCTGGCCGACGTCGCCACCAGCCGCTTCAGCGGCGACGTGGTGGTGCCCGACTCCGGCTCGCTGGCCGGCGACCTCGAACGCTGGATGGGCGACGTCGCCACCGACCTCGCCGACCCCGACGTCCTCGCCCTGATGCGCGCCACCATCGGCTCGGGGCCTGAGGGCGGCTGCGCCTGCACCGTCGACCGCCACGACCAGCTGCGCGCGATCATCGAGCGGGAACGCGCGCGGGGCGGCCGGGTACCCGAGGTGGAGCGGGCGGTCGACCTGCTGCTCGGCCCGCTGTACTACCGGGCGATCTTCAGCGCCCGCCCGGCGTCGGGCGAGTGGGCGCGCGGCCTGGTGGCCACGCTGCTCGCGGACTGCCTGGTCCCGGACCGGGCCGCATCCGGCACCTAG
- a CDS encoding PhzF family phenazine biosynthesis protein, giving the protein MTDYDVLRVFCGADGRHGNELAVVRDGSAVPDPGERQVLAGKLGFSETVFVDDPERGAIDIWTPALRLPFAGHPCVGTGWLLDLPELVTSAGVVGVRLDGEFTWIEAMPAWAPPRTLRQYESAEEVEALEVPPPGEWIYAWAWQDKAAGRIRARAFPGRDDGIDEDEATGAAALLLTELLGRALNIAQGAGSQIMTAPHPDGLIEVGGRVRLDGQESA; this is encoded by the coding sequence GTGACCGACTACGACGTCCTGCGTGTCTTCTGCGGAGCCGACGGACGGCACGGCAACGAACTCGCCGTCGTGCGCGACGGGTCCGCCGTGCCCGACCCCGGCGAGCGCCAAGTGCTGGCCGGGAAGCTGGGGTTCAGCGAGACCGTCTTCGTCGACGACCCCGAGCGCGGGGCCATCGACATCTGGACGCCCGCCCTGCGGCTGCCCTTCGCCGGGCATCCCTGCGTGGGCACCGGCTGGCTGCTCGACCTGCCGGAGCTGGTCACGTCCGCGGGAGTGGTGGGAGTGCGGCTGGACGGCGAGTTCACCTGGATCGAGGCGATGCCGGCCTGGGCGCCGCCGCGCACCCTGCGGCAGTACGAATCCGCCGAGGAGGTGGAGGCGCTTGAGGTGCCGCCGCCGGGCGAGTGGATCTACGCCTGGGCGTGGCAGGACAAGGCGGCAGGACGGATCAGGGCCAGGGCCTTCCCCGGCAGGGACGACGGGATCGACGAGGACGAGGCCACCGGGGCGGCGGCACTGCTGCTCACCGAGCTTCTCGGCCGCGCGCTGAACATCGCCCAGGGCGCCGGCTCGCAGATCATGACCGCACCCCACCCCGACGGCCTGATCGAGGTCGGCGGCCGGGTTCGCCTGGACGGCCAGGAGTCCGCCTGA
- a CDS encoding dsRBD fold-containing protein, whose translation MKQHTAAQPRTKTWTLHLEIAEESQDDTTVKAALDTGDRTLRTRTTAQRNPEDPPAPAIGDEYAAGRALLELGRQLLHEATTDAAANARSQHAR comes from the coding sequence ATGAAGCAGCACACCGCGGCGCAGCCGCGCACCAAGACCTGGACGCTGCATCTGGAGATCGCCGAGGAGAGCCAGGACGACACCACGGTGAAGGCCGCCCTGGACACCGGTGACCGCACCCTGCGCACTCGCACCACCGCGCAGCGCAATCCCGAGGACCCGCCCGCGCCCGCCATCGGCGACGAGTACGCCGCCGGCCGCGCCCTGCTCGAACTGGGCCGGCAGCTCCTCCACGAGGCCACCACGGACGCGGCGGCCAACGCCCGGTCGCAGCACGCCCGCTGA